A genomic window from Sulfurimonas paralvinellae includes:
- a CDS encoding bifunctional diguanylate cyclase/phosphodiesterase, giving the protein MGRGFKVFVTGITLIAVIVGFSYIYTMQRVDSMTVKKYLDISQEMRSELELLIQEKSEAVLLVGLTLSHDKTVNTLLRSKKYNKLQLDNLSRLLQKYTSLKNVWFQIIDKHGTSVYRSWTSKHGDNLTDFRLDVAKMIRLPKVMSTISVGKFDMTFKSMVPVYDKYDRFIGIIETLAKFDSLVSKLKIKGYETLIIVDKHYRDQLTESISNVFVDDYYIANPQDNDTLVKAFQNHLIDLNSDTYQIDKQDGYLYTVLKIDGIDNRPMAYFVISKPLSEIDMSAIYETRDNIIKTLVLISIFLLVLIYIIYSVNYKKFIQQQNELLEETVEEKTEELQKQSKKMQYLAHHDSLTALPNKNLFLDRLKQAIKHAKRQHNSLGVLFLDLDRFKEINDTYGHDVGDELLRRISQRLQEIVRDDDTVARIGGDEFTVILPNTDQVNVVKVVEKIFEDMKRPFILSGVDIHATFSVGISIYKQDGETPDILLRNADTAMYKAKDSGKNTYQFYNQQMTELVRKRLQLDTDIRNGLKNGEFEAYYQPKIDATTLRVAGLEALIRWNHPTKGLLYPVEFIPFAEEIGLITEIDQYMLTHCVNQLVEWEAAGYHTGKLSINVSTKKLESDNFRSELYRLIEKSRVNTDLLELEILESQIMRDPEHSIDILRSVRSLGISISIDDFGTGYSSLSYLKKLPVSKLKIDRSFIIDVPEDEDDVAIVRTIISLAKNLKLEIIAEGVETEGQVEFLVQEGCRNIQGYYYSKALTKTECEAFMKKHG; this is encoded by the coding sequence ATGGGTAGAGGTTTTAAGGTCTTTGTAACAGGCATCACTTTAATAGCTGTTATCGTTGGTTTTTCATATATCTATACGATGCAGCGTGTTGATAGTATGACGGTTAAAAAGTATCTTGATATATCGCAGGAAATGCGTAGTGAACTCGAGTTGCTCATACAGGAAAAATCAGAAGCGGTTTTACTTGTCGGACTGACGCTCTCCCATGACAAAACAGTTAATACTCTTTTAAGAAGTAAAAAATACAATAAGTTACAGCTAGATAATCTGTCACGTTTACTGCAAAAATATACATCATTGAAAAATGTCTGGTTTCAGATTATAGATAAACATGGAACAAGTGTCTATCGTAGTTGGACATCAAAACATGGTGATAATCTCACTGATTTTCGACTTGATGTCGCAAAAATGATACGCCTGCCGAAAGTAATGTCAACGATCAGTGTCGGAAAATTTGATATGACCTTTAAGTCGATGGTTCCGGTATATGACAAATATGATAGATTCATAGGTATCATAGAAACACTTGCAAAATTTGACTCACTTGTTTCAAAACTAAAAATTAAAGGTTATGAAACTTTAATCATTGTAGATAAACACTACAGGGATCAATTAACAGAATCTATCAGTAATGTTTTTGTGGATGATTATTATATTGCCAATCCTCAAGACAATGATACTCTTGTAAAGGCATTTCAAAACCATTTGATTGATCTCAACAGTGATACTTATCAGATTGACAAACAAGACGGTTATCTCTACACAGTTTTAAAAATCGATGGAATCGACAATCGGCCAATGGCATATTTTGTTATTTCGAAACCGTTGAGTGAAATTGATATGAGTGCTATCTATGAAACAAGAGATAATATTATAAAGACGCTCGTGCTTATTTCTATTTTTCTTCTTGTTTTGATATACATTATTTACAGCGTCAATTATAAAAAGTTTATTCAGCAGCAAAATGAGCTTTTAGAAGAAACGGTTGAAGAAAAAACCGAAGAGCTGCAAAAACAGAGTAAAAAGATGCAGTATCTTGCACACCACGATTCACTAACAGCCCTGCCAAATAAAAATCTTTTTTTAGACAGGCTCAAGCAGGCTATCAAACATGCAAAAAGACAGCACAACTCTTTGGGTGTGCTCTTTTTGGATCTTGATAGATTTAAAGAGATAAATGATACCTATGGTCATGATGTCGGTGATGAACTGTTGCGACGCATCAGCCAAAGACTGCAGGAGATTGTCCGAGATGATGATACGGTTGCAAGAATCGGTGGTGATGAATTTACCGTTATACTTCCAAATACGGACCAGGTCAATGTTGTTAAAGTTGTCGAGAAAATCTTTGAAGATATGAAAAGACCTTTTATCCTTTCTGGTGTTGATATTCATGCAACGTTCAGTGTCGGGATCAGTATCTATAAACAAGATGGGGAAACTCCGGATATCTTACTGAGAAATGCCGATACTGCAATGTATAAAGCAAAAGATAGCGGTAAAAATACGTACCAATTCTATAATCAACAGATGACAGAACTTGTGCGTAAACGTCTGCAGCTTGACACTGACATAAGAAACGGACTTAAGAATGGTGAATTTGAAGCATACTATCAACCGAAAATAGATGCGACAACTTTGAGAGTTGCAGGGCTTGAAGCCTTGATTCGATGGAATCATCCGACAAAAGGACTTTTGTACCCTGTTGAATTTATTCCGTTTGCAGAGGAGATAGGCCTTATCACGGAGATAGATCAATATATGCTCACGCATTGTGTGAATCAGCTTGTTGAATGGGAAGCAGCAGGGTATCACACCGGTAAGTTATCTATTAATGTTTCTACGAAAAAACTTGAAAGTGACAATTTTAGAAGTGAGTTGTACCGTCTTATCGAAAAAAGCAGAGTGAACACCGATCTGCTTGAGTTAGAGATACTTGAGAGCCAGATCATGCGAGATCCTGAGCACTCTATCGATATTTTACGTTCGGTAAGAAGTTTAGGCATATCGATTTCTATTGATGATTTTGGAACGGGTTACTCGTCACTCTCATACCTCAAAAAACTGCCGGTTTCAAAATTGAAAATTGATCGCAGTTTCATCATTGATGTGCCTGAAGATGAAGATGATGTCGCCATTGTAAGAACGATTATATCACTGGCAAAAAATCTCAAACTGGAGATCATTGCAGAAGGTGTTGAGACTGAAGGACAGGTGGAATTTTTAGTTCAAGAAGGCTGTCGCAATATTCAAGGTTACTACTACTCAAAAGCGCTTACAAAAACCGAGTGTGAAGCGTTTATGAAGAAACACGGATAA
- a CDS encoding pyridoxine 5'-phosphate synthase → MTLGINIDHVAVLREARRVNDPDILQALYTACENGADQITIHLREDRRHIQDSDVKNILMHSKVPVNLECSINKEILDIVSTMRPHRATLVPEKREEVTTEGGLDVVRFEDEIKYAIEQLHDSLIPVSLFVDPTIEAMDRSKELGAEMVELHTGLYSNLFAMLHSNLPYSNHAVTELDLPRNELEVRLEKSLNEIKTAALHAKKIGLEVAAGHGLNYHNVSEIMNIDAITELNIGQSIIARSVFTGLGDAVKEMKKLTSR, encoded by the coding sequence ATGACTCTAGGGATAAATATCGACCATGTCGCTGTTCTGCGTGAGGCTCGACGCGTTAATGATCCGGATATATTGCAGGCACTCTACACAGCCTGTGAAAACGGAGCGGACCAGATAACCATTCACCTGCGTGAGGACAGACGTCATATTCAAGACAGTGATGTTAAAAATATCTTAATGCACTCAAAAGTGCCGGTCAATCTTGAATGTTCCATAAACAAAGAGATACTTGACATCGTCTCTACAATGAGACCGCATCGTGCAACGCTTGTTCCGGAAAAAAGAGAAGAAGTGACAACAGAAGGCGGTCTCGATGTTGTGCGATTTGAAGATGAGATCAAATATGCCATAGAACAGCTTCATGATTCACTTATTCCCGTCTCTTTATTTGTCGATCCGACCATAGAAGCAATGGATAGGTCAAAAGAGTTAGGAGCTGAGATGGTAGAGCTTCATACCGGACTCTACTCCAATCTCTTTGCGATGCTGCACTCAAACCTTCCCTACTCCAACCACGCTGTAACAGAGCTTGATCTTCCAAGAAATGAGCTTGAAGTACGTCTTGAAAAATCTTTGAACGAGATCAAAACAGCCGCACTCCATGCTAAAAAGATCGGTCTTGAAGTAGCAGCAGGTCATGGACTAAACTACCATAATGTCAGTGAGATTATGAATATCGATGCCATTACAGAGCTCAATATCGGTCAAAGTATCATTGCCCGTTCCGTTTTTACAGGTCTTGGGGATGCCGTTAAAGAGATGAAAAAGCTGACCTCGCGATGA
- a CDS encoding cytochrome-c peroxidase: MKKMIALTLTAASLMAGSLIDDAKNAGLKPIPASQTELLKLIDNPKNPITKEKVKLGEKLYMDPRLSRSELISCNFCHNLMEGGDDGVGPSTGHMWRHNPHHLNAPTVYNAVFFGSQFWDGRAKDLEEQAQGPALAHPEMAATKEHIEKVVKSMPEYVKEFKKAYGDNVKITFEKITDTIATFERTLVTPAPYDAFLNGNKEAMTPKQKEGLKTFIQVGCASCHNGVALGGEMNAFNVTGTYKYMSTGDFKGDANGMVKVPTLRNITETAPYFHNGMIWNLKDAIKEMGRIQLGTKISDKQAESIEAFLGSLTGKKPHMMMPMLPASTNETPKPNLN, translated from the coding sequence ATGAAAAAAATGATAGCACTCACACTGACAGCTGCTTCACTTATGGCAGGCTCACTTATAGATGATGCAAAGAATGCAGGACTAAAACCGATTCCAGCATCACAAACAGAACTTTTGAAGTTGATAGACAATCCTAAGAACCCTATCACAAAAGAAAAAGTGAAACTTGGAGAAAAACTTTATATGGATCCTCGTCTTTCAAGAAGTGAACTTATCTCTTGTAACTTTTGTCATAATTTAATGGAAGGTGGAGATGACGGTGTTGGTCCATCAACTGGCCATATGTGGAGACATAATCCTCACCACCTAAATGCACCTACTGTTTACAATGCCGTATTTTTCGGTTCTCAGTTTTGGGATGGACGTGCAAAAGACTTAGAAGAACAAGCGCAAGGACCGGCACTGGCTCACCCGGAAATGGCAGCAACGAAAGAGCATATAGAAAAAGTTGTAAAATCTATGCCGGAGTATGTCAAAGAGTTTAAAAAAGCATATGGTGACAATGTAAAGATAACATTTGAAAAGATCACAGATACTATTGCAACTTTTGAGAGAACACTAGTGACTCCTGCTCCTTATGATGCTTTTTTAAATGGCAATAAAGAGGCAATGACCCCAAAACAAAAAGAGGGCTTGAAAACGTTCATACAAGTTGGTTGTGCATCTTGTCACAATGGCGTAGCACTTGGTGGTGAGATGAATGCTTTCAATGTTACAGGTACATACAAATATATGAGCACAGGTGACTTCAAAGGGGATGCAAACGGTATGGTAAAAGTCCCGACACTAAGAAATATCACTGAGACAGCACCATATTTTCATAACGGTATGATTTGGAACTTAAAAGATGCTATAAAAGAGATGGGACGTATTCAGCTCGGTACAAAAATATCTGATAAGCAAGCTGAATCAATCGAAGCGTTCTTGGGTTCATTAACAGGTAAAAAGCCACATATGATGATGCCTATGCTTCCGGCTTCAACGAACGAAACGCCAAAACCGAACTTAAATTAA
- the amrB gene encoding AmmeMemoRadiSam system protein B — MKALFLLSPFLLFFSLLAGETTRECVVCGSFYPADKTALRIELQNAFSNAPEFSKKDIKALIVPHAGYIFSADVAATAYRTLHRKYKNIFLIGASHYINFDGVSINPKNYETLLGIVQTNHSLVKKLLHKYPKLFHYKKEAHQQEHSLEVQLPFLQFIYKNDFKIIPIILATSNIKTIQQTAKALKPYFNDKDNLFIISSDLSHYPNYKDALVVDQHTLKSITKNSPKLFLDTIKNNAHLGINNLQTSACGWTAITLLLELSKKKHCRYEILQYKNSAQTRGYGDKNRVVGYGAIRMYENETTFTLNDQEKKELKELARLALYEAVLHDKRISVDASKLSPKLSKHLGTFVTLKEQGQLRGCIGRFEPNAPLYEVIIDMAISASRYDNRFSPVTPEELSNIEIEISVLTPRHRVNSVDDIVVGKHGIYVSYGGRNGTYLPQVATDLGWNKEQFFYSCCVEKAGIAPEHCKDAELYVYEAIVF; from the coding sequence ATGAAAGCACTTTTTCTCCTTTCTCCTTTTTTACTTTTCTTCAGCCTTTTGGCTGGAGAAACAACTCGTGAGTGTGTCGTATGCGGTAGTTTTTATCCTGCAGACAAAACAGCACTCCGTATAGAACTACAAAACGCTTTCTCCAATGCCCCTGAATTTTCCAAAAAAGATATTAAAGCGCTTATAGTACCTCACGCAGGGTATATTTTTTCTGCCGATGTTGCAGCCACAGCATATAGAACACTCCACAGAAAATATAAAAATATCTTTCTTATCGGTGCATCGCATTATATTAATTTCGATGGAGTATCAATTAATCCAAAGAACTATGAGACACTTTTGGGTATTGTTCAAACCAATCACTCTCTAGTTAAAAAACTGCTTCATAAATATCCGAAGTTGTTTCATTATAAAAAAGAGGCTCATCAACAAGAACATTCTCTTGAAGTACAGCTTCCTTTTTTACAGTTTATCTATAAAAATGACTTCAAGATTATTCCTATCATACTGGCAACTTCGAATATAAAGACCATTCAACAGACAGCAAAAGCTCTTAAGCCTTATTTTAACGATAAAGATAATCTCTTTATCATAAGCTCTGATCTTTCCCATTACCCAAACTATAAAGATGCCCTCGTTGTTGATCAACACACGCTCAAAAGTATCACGAAAAATTCTCCTAAGCTTTTTCTTGATACAATAAAGAACAACGCACACCTAGGTATAAACAATCTGCAGACTTCTGCATGTGGGTGGACAGCCATAACACTGCTGTTAGAACTTTCAAAAAAGAAGCACTGCAGATATGAAATCTTACAATACAAAAACTCTGCACAGACTCGTGGATATGGAGATAAAAACAGAGTTGTTGGATATGGAGCAATAAGAATGTATGAAAATGAAACTACTTTTACACTCAACGATCAAGAAAAAAAAGAACTCAAGGAGTTGGCTAGACTGGCTCTTTATGAAGCCGTACTACATGATAAGCGCATAAGTGTGGATGCGAGCAAGCTCTCACCAAAACTTAGCAAACATCTTGGTACTTTTGTAACGCTCAAAGAGCAGGGGCAGCTTCGCGGATGCATAGGCAGATTTGAGCCGAATGCACCTCTTTATGAGGTCATAATAGATATGGCGATCTCTGCTTCACGCTATGACAACAGATTTTCGCCTGTAACACCGGAGGAGCTGAGTAATATAGAGATAGAGATCTCCGTACTGACACCAAGACACAGAGTAAATTCCGTTGATGATATCGTTGTCGGAAAACATGGTATCTATGTCAGTTACGGTGGAAGAAACGGAACCTATCTACCGCAGGTTGCAACAGATCTCGGATGGAATAAAGAACAGTTCTTTTACAGTTGCTGCGTGGAAAAAGCGGGTATAGCGCCTGAGCACTGTAAAGATGCCGAACTTTATGTTTATGAAGCTATTGTCTTTTAA
- a CDS encoding type III pantothenate kinase — MLLCDIGNTSYHFLDDERSFKESVGTFNPQNIQEKVYYISVNHAVNAEIANLVNWIDISSLINRERYYETMGIDRIAAVEAVENAIVVDAGSAVTVDAVKEGVYMGGFIYPGMKAMQKSYKDISPALDYSFNFELNLDKMPKNSQDAISYGYLKTLYTEVMLHNLPVILTGGDAKVFAKIFKEADVDERLVFKGMKKILQKADRC; from the coding sequence ATGCTGCTTTGTGACATCGGCAACACTTCTTACCACTTTTTAGATGATGAAAGAAGTTTTAAAGAGAGTGTTGGAACTTTCAACCCCCAAAATATTCAAGAAAAAGTTTATTATATCTCTGTCAATCATGCTGTTAATGCAGAGATTGCAAACCTGGTAAATTGGATAGACATATCTTCTTTAATCAATCGTGAAAGATATTATGAGACAATGGGAATAGACAGGATAGCAGCCGTGGAAGCTGTAGAGAATGCCATAGTTGTTGATGCGGGAAGTGCAGTGACAGTAGATGCCGTTAAAGAGGGTGTTTATATGGGCGGATTTATCTACCCTGGTATGAAAGCTATGCAAAAAAGTTATAAAGATATATCTCCGGCACTCGATTACTCATTTAACTTTGAGCTAAATTTAGATAAAATGCCAAAAAATTCCCAAGATGCCATTTCATATGGCTATCTTAAAACACTCTACACGGAAGTGATGTTGCATAACCTGCCTGTAATTCTTACAGGCGGCGATGCTAAAGTGTTCGCAAAGATATTTAAAGAAGCCGATGTCGATGAAAGGCTGGTTTTTAAGGGAATGAAAAAGATTTTACAAAAGGCAGACAGATGCTAA
- the ppk2 gene encoding polyphosphate kinase 2, translating to MSTTKKEKNIKHVKGDRIAVWKKKETIAYENELKRLQIELLKMQNYIKETGKKVLMIFEGRDAAGKGGTIKRITEHLNPRGARVVALDKPSEVEKTQWYFQRYVQHLPAAGEIVLFDRSWYNRAGVEPVMGFCTQEEHKEFLHEVPEFEKMLINSDIQIFKFYFSVSKDEQKRRFEKRRTDPLKQYKLSPVDEKSQGLWDKYTIAKYSMLLASNTEYSPWTIIRSDDKKKARINTIKHILNHFDYPDKIEKKKLKADDNIRIHADDEIRIMETEMTLKKTKS from the coding sequence ATGAGCACAACAAAAAAAGAAAAAAATATAAAACATGTAAAAGGTGACAGAATCGCTGTCTGGAAAAAGAAAGAGACGATAGCCTATGAAAATGAGTTGAAGCGTCTGCAGATAGAACTACTGAAGATGCAAAACTATATCAAAGAGACAGGTAAAAAAGTGCTTATGATCTTTGAAGGACGTGATGCTGCCGGAAAAGGCGGTACTATCAAACGTATCACAGAACATCTCAATCCTCGTGGTGCCCGTGTCGTTGCGCTTGACAAGCCGAGTGAAGTCGAAAAGACACAGTGGTACTTTCAACGTTATGTACAGCATCTTCCTGCAGCAGGAGAGATAGTGCTCTTTGACAGAAGCTGGTATAACCGTGCAGGTGTTGAGCCGGTCATGGGTTTTTGTACGCAAGAAGAGCATAAAGAGTTCTTACATGAAGTTCCTGAATTTGAAAAGATGCTGATCAATTCTGACATACAAATTTTTAAATTTTATTTTTCTGTATCAAAAGATGAACAAAAAAGACGTTTTGAGAAAAGGCGAACCGATCCGCTCAAACAGTATAAGCTCTCTCCTGTCGATGAAAAATCACAAGGTCTTTGGGATAAGTACACCATAGCAAAATACTCAATGCTGCTCGCTTCCAATACAGAGTATTCGCCATGGACAATCATTCGTTCAGATGATAAGAAAAAAGCGCGTATAAATACCATCAAACATATTCTTAACCATTTTGATTATCCCGATAAGATAGAGAAGAAAAAACTCAAAGCCGATGACAATATCCGTATTCATGCAGATGATGAGATTCGCATCATGGAGACGGAGATGACGCTTAAAAAGACTAAAAGTTAA
- the hisG gene encoding ATP phosphoribosyltransferase has protein sequence MLTVALPKGRIAKETLEIFETIFGEDFKFDDRKLILETPQFRFLLVRNQDVATYVYHQAADIGVVGLDTLEEQGLDVVRLLDLRRGVCKVAIGMRKGEKLDLTKPELKVASKMVNITKRYFEERAVSVEIIKLYGSIELAPLIGLADMIVDIVETGTTMKQNGLEVVEDIMTSSTYLIANKNSYIAKKDEVLDIYEKIRDVIKAENA, from the coding sequence ATGCTAACAGTAGCACTTCCAAAAGGTCGTATAGCAAAAGAGACATTGGAAATTTTTGAAACCATCTTTGGTGAAGATTTTAAATTTGATGACAGAAAACTGATATTGGAGACACCGCAATTTCGTTTTTTATTGGTAAGAAATCAGGATGTCGCGACATATGTCTACCATCAGGCAGCAGATATTGGTGTAGTGGGACTTGATACTTTAGAAGAGCAGGGCCTTGATGTTGTCCGTCTTTTAGACCTTCGCCGTGGTGTTTGTAAAGTGGCTATCGGTATGAGAAAAGGCGAAAAGCTCGATCTTACAAAACCGGAGCTCAAAGTTGCTTCAAAAATGGTCAATATTACAAAGCGTTACTTTGAAGAGAGAGCTGTGAGTGTTGAGATAATCAAACTCTATGGTTCGATTGAACTTGCACCGCTCATTGGTTTGGCCGATATGATCGTTGATATTGTAGAGACCGGTACGACGATGAAACAAAACGGACTTGAAGTTGTTGAAGATATTATGACAAGTTCTACTTATCTTATCGCAAACAAAAACTCTTATATAGCCAAAAAAGATGAAGTTCTGGACATTTACGAAAAGATCCGTGATGTTATCAAAGCGGAGAATGCATAA
- a CDS encoding SAM-dependent methyltransferase — protein sequence MTNLDLYAKAEHLLGIEEATEALYDLYRSELDDYDVKTLLDVGCGRGGFMQRMISDGVKCKGVDLSALMVQECQSQGLDAECIDAKDVTGKYDAIVSIFDVLNFMNKEELVDFLESMAEKLNDDGLFIADINTLYGFKDVAEGTMSNDSEEEFLNVDAVFENNELHTKFTLFEKNEAGTFTKYQDTIVQYFHKINIFQKLEGLKLVEKQTFSLYDTEDKTLLIFKKR from the coding sequence ATGACAAATCTTGATCTCTATGCAAAGGCAGAGCATCTTTTAGGCATAGAAGAGGCAACAGAAGCTCTCTATGACCTTTATCGCTCTGAACTGGATGATTATGATGTCAAGACACTGCTTGATGTAGGCTGCGGCCGTGGCGGATTTATGCAGCGTATGATCAGTGACGGTGTCAAATGTAAAGGTGTAGACCTGAGTGCATTGATGGTTCAAGAGTGCCAGAGTCAAGGTCTTGATGCTGAGTGTATCGATGCAAAAGATGTGACAGGGAAATATGATGCGATTGTCAGTATTTTCGATGTGCTTAATTTTATGAACAAAGAAGAACTTGTTGATTTTCTTGAATCTATGGCAGAAAAACTGAATGACGATGGTCTCTTTATCGCCGATATCAATACCTTGTATGGCTTTAAAGATGTTGCAGAAGGTACAATGAGCAATGATAGTGAAGAGGAGTTCTTAAATGTTGATGCAGTGTTTGAAAACAATGAACTCCATACAAAATTCACACTCTTTGAAAAGAATGAAGCGGGTACGTTCACAAAGTATCAAGATACGATTGTTCAGTATTTTCACAAGATAAATATTTTTCAAAAATTAGAAGGTCTGAAACTTGTAGAAAAACAGACTTTTTCGCTTTATGACACGGAAGATAAGACACTTTTAATCTTTAAAAAGCGATAA
- a CDS encoding lysophospholipid acyltransferase family protein, producing the protein MFKDLGKYIFMIELGAKYIKVFKKIYFHPFITLKYGYKELSRARGEYSNKVLEFLNIKVKLIGEIPKKDKVLYAINHRSLLDIIVMENIFYAHDKNGTWIAKQELFDDPIYGRFFEYSGCISVDLENKRGLINFFKTIKKVFSKVDDMNLYIFPEGERYKGEGIQKFQSGAAKIAKANNLDIVPIYIKGKNEEAFKNAPYEKPFTIEVYAGDIISYENLEEKYLEFYNSVK; encoded by the coding sequence ATGTTCAAAGACTTAGGCAAATATATATTTATGATAGAGCTTGGTGCCAAGTACATCAAAGTCTTCAAAAAGATCTACTTCCACCCTTTTATTACTCTAAAATACGGCTATAAAGAACTTTCACGCGCAAGAGGCGAATACTCCAATAAAGTACTTGAATTTCTCAACATCAAAGTCAAACTCATCGGAGAGATTCCAAAAAAAGACAAAGTGCTCTATGCCATCAATCACCGTTCTCTTCTTGATATCATCGTTATGGAAAACATCTTTTATGCCCATGATAAAAACGGTACATGGATAGCTAAACAGGAACTTTTTGATGATCCCATCTACGGCAGATTTTTTGAGTATAGCGGCTGTATCAGTGTCGATCTTGAAAACAAACGCGGACTTATCAACTTCTTTAAAACCATCAAAAAGGTTTTCTCAAAAGTAGATGATATGAATCTCTATATCTTTCCTGAAGGCGAGCGTTATAAAGGTGAAGGTATTCAGAAATTTCAAAGCGGTGCCGCAAAGATAGCAAAAGCGAACAATCTCGATATCGTTCCCATTTACATCAAAGGTAAAAATGAAGAAGCCTTTAAAAATGCACCCTATGAAAAACCTTTTACGATAGAGGTTTATGCAGGGGATATCATATCTTATGAAAATCTTGAAGAGAAATATCTAGAGTTTTACAACTCGGTCAAATAA
- a CDS encoding DsrE family protein: MKKILIMLVVLFGLAHADEESAKVVFDLTTKNLVKFEKNIIKGVVINKSHYESSLKELDVTVVIHGGAYRFFVKDIDETIFKNDKKLVKVYAELKKRIASMAETYDVEFLMCGAAMKRNKLEAKDIVEFVKIIPNSTIGLIDKQNEGYAYLPVRD, encoded by the coding sequence ATGAAAAAGATTTTAATAATGCTTGTTGTACTGTTTGGGCTTGCTCACGCAGATGAAGAGAGTGCAAAAGTTGTCTTTGATCTGACGACAAAGAATTTGGTAAAATTTGAAAAAAACATTATAAAAGGTGTGGTAATAAATAAGTCTCATTACGAAAGTTCACTCAAGGAACTCGATGTGACCGTTGTCATTCATGGAGGTGCGTATAGATTTTTCGTTAAAGATATAGATGAAACCATCTTTAAAAATGACAAGAAACTTGTAAAAGTGTATGCAGAGTTGAAAAAGCGTATTGCATCGATGGCAGAAACATATGATGTAGAGTTTTTGATGTGCGGTGCCGCCATGAAGCGTAACAAATTAGAAGCTAAAGATATTGTAGAGTTTGTAAAAATCATTCCAAACTCCACAATAGGCTTAATAGATAAACAAAATGAAGGCTATGCTTACCTGCCTGTCAGAGATTAA
- the pdxA gene encoding 4-hydroxythreonine-4-phosphate dehydrogenase has translation MKKPTIAVSVGDLNGVGIEIALKAHTEISKLCHPIYCINKEILTQACRLLKCELPKDFQLHKVAGSLTIEPGKTTKESGRYSYDSFMAAVKLCEEKRADAVVTLPIHKEAWMMAGLEYKGHTDLLRKHFNKEAIMMLGCPQMFVALFTEHIPLKDVASSIQYDKLKEFFMDLHNSIQKPQIAVLGLNPHAGDNGVLGNEELIIKEAIKNANEEIGFKQFVGPVVPDVAFAPYFKDNYNYFVAMYHDQGLAPLKALYFDESVNISLNLPIIRTSVDHGTAFDIAYKNKANILSYINAVSSAIKLMQE, from the coding sequence ATGAAAAAACCCACTATAGCTGTTTCTGTAGGTGACCTCAATGGTGTCGGCATTGAGATAGCACTCAAAGCACACACAGAGATAAGTAAACTCTGTCATCCGATTTATTGTATCAATAAAGAGATACTCACGCAGGCCTGCAGACTTCTGAAGTGTGAACTGCCAAAAGATTTCCAACTTCACAAAGTTGCAGGAAGCTTGACCATTGAACCGGGAAAAACGACAAAAGAGAGCGGCAGATACTCTTACGACTCTTTTATGGCAGCTGTAAAACTGTGCGAAGAAAAGAGAGCCGACGCTGTCGTCACCCTGCCTATTCATAAAGAAGCATGGATGATGGCAGGGCTTGAGTATAAAGGGCATACCGACCTGCTTCGAAAACATTTCAACAAAGAAGCGATCATGATGCTGGGATGTCCGCAAATGTTCGTAGCGCTTTTTACCGAACATATTCCGCTTAAAGATGTGGCATCTTCCATTCAATACGATAAGTTAAAAGAGTTCTTTATGGATCTGCATAACTCCATACAAAAACCGCAGATAGCAGTCCTCGGACTCAATCCTCACGCAGGAGACAACGGTGTACTTGGCAATGAAGAGCTCATCATTAAAGAAGCTATCAAAAACGCAAATGAAGAGATAGGATTCAAGCAGTTTGTCGGTCCGGTCGTTCCGGATGTCGCTTTTGCTCCTTACTTTAAAGACAACTACAACTATTTTGTTGCTATGTATCACGACCAGGGTCTTGCACCGCTCAAAGCACTCTACTTTGATGAGAGTGTCAATATCTCCCTCAATCTTCCAATCATCCGCACTTCCGTCGATCACGGAACTGCTTTTGACATTGCATATAAGAACAAAGCAAACATACTCAGTTATATCAATGCAGTCTCAAGTGCTATAAAATTAATGCAAGAGTAA